The Fervidicoccus fontis Kam940 DNA window ATTTATGGAAAAACTTTCAAGCTCACTTTCTCCTATTTCAAATACAGGCAGACCCAGCTTACCATTTATTGAACCAGGGATCCTTATTAATCTATGAACATCGACTGTAACCTTTTCATCTATACTTATAGATGCCATTTTCATGATATCGTTCAAATTAATTTTTTCTCCGAGTAGTACCTCAGCTTCTCCGAACGTAATCTTTTTTTCATCATTTAAGTTCATCTTTTTATACAAGATTTCTCCTAATCTCCCTCTCCATCCAGGTTCCTTAGGATTTGGAATATACATATTTTTTCCTTTTATTGATTCTCCCAATCCGATTATTCTTTCAATATTCACTCCACTTCCTGTTATATACTTAATTATCATGCTTCTTTCTTCACTCGTTAGCTTCAACCATTCATCATCGCATTTTGGATGAACGTGAAAACCCCTATTGCCAGAAAAATATATCTTGATTTTTTCAAAACCGAAGTCTTTTCTTAAAACTTTTATTAACTTTTTTGCTTCAATTCCGGCTTTTAAGATGCATTCTTTAGGAATTGGTTCGACCTCAATAACATTCTGGCTACCGCATTTCGTACATTTTTTTATCGACTTACCATAAAGAAGCGATCCGCAGTTTAGGCAAGCGTGTAGTTGCTCAATAGATTCGCATCCAGGAACTTCATCGGCATCAATATCAAAGATTATTTCTGAACCTATCATTCCTTTTTTTTCCATATCATCTATCTCAGGGAAGGTGTAAATCGCAGATGAGTAATAAAGGTGCATAGGTGGATTTTTTAATAAAAAGCTTCTAAGCTCATCTTCACTTTTAAAGGATAAATGTCTAACATAACCTTTATAGTCTATAGGCTGGACGGCAAATTCCCTGCTATTTATATCGTCAGGTAGCTCAAGTTTAGCTTTCTCGTAGTATGCTGAAAGCTTTTGAAAAAGCCATTCTTTTCTA harbors:
- a CDS encoding DNA primase small subunit domain-containing protein, producing the protein MSLTSHQEKRKRSIDRKEWLFQKLSAYYEKAKLELPDDINSREFAVQPIDYKGYVRHLSFKSEDELRSFLLKNPPMHLYYSSAIYTFPEIDDMEKKGMIGSEIIFDIDADEVPGCESIEQLHACLNCGSLLYGKSIKKCTKCGSQNVIEVEPIPKECILKAGIEAKKLIKVLRKDFGFEKIKIYFSGNRGFHVHPKCDDEWLKLTSEERSMIIKYITGSGVNIERIIGLGESIKGKNMYIPNPKEPGWRGRLGEILYKKMNLNDEKKITFGEAEVLLGEKINLNDIMKMASISIDEKVTVDVHRLIRIPGSINGKLGLPVFEIGESELESFSINCSYSPFKEDEDVKMNVSMQNKEILGIKINSLKGDIIKIPGCLAFLFISKGIADPA